In Niallia sp. FSL W8-0635, one genomic interval encodes:
- the ggt gene encoding gamma-glutamyltransferase, with product MKQSIVGTKSMVVSPHYLASSAGNSILEKGGNAFDAAVAVSACLAVVYPHMTGLGGDSFWLMYNAKENKLDAYNGSGRSGANITRAHFSGEDAIPFRGIRSILTVPGMVDSWAAVLERYGTMTLSEVFAPAIHYAEFGFPVSNDQIKNTFKNMDILQEDEDIAAIFLKENEVPKRNDKFVQKDLASSLKEIAQKGRNEFYKGTLAEKIVSSLQSKGGLLTKEDFSNHYGNWTEPISSTYREYTMYQVPPNSQGFVGLMALNILENFELPSIPLHSYQYYHLLIESLKLSFQDRNKYLTDPDFHEIPLDRLLSKSYAKELADTICLDHTNAITTQSVGNDTAYAAVVDGQGNAVSFIQSIYFEFGSGIVAKDTGIILQNRGSFFSLDENHVNCLEPNKRTFHTLMPAMSFKDGKPIVLYGTQGGEGQPQTQTAIITRMLDYGVDPQTAINEPRFVWGRTWGNTTEELKIEGRVSKEVRDKLKQSGHLVKCVKDFDDIMGHANAIRIDSQGFLYGGVDPRSDGAAIGR from the coding sequence ATGAAACAGTCAATAGTTGGGACAAAATCCATGGTTGTAAGTCCTCATTATCTAGCATCTTCTGCAGGAAATTCCATATTAGAAAAAGGAGGAAATGCCTTTGATGCGGCAGTAGCTGTTAGTGCTTGTCTAGCGGTTGTCTATCCACATATGACAGGACTTGGTGGTGATTCCTTTTGGTTAATGTACAATGCGAAAGAGAATAAGCTAGACGCTTATAATGGGAGTGGCCGCTCAGGAGCTAACATTACTCGCGCTCATTTTTCAGGTGAAGATGCTATTCCTTTTAGAGGGATAAGAAGTATTCTTACCGTTCCAGGTATGGTAGATAGCTGGGCTGCTGTATTGGAGAGGTACGGTACAATGACATTATCCGAAGTCTTTGCTCCAGCGATCCATTATGCAGAATTTGGATTTCCCGTTTCAAACGATCAAATTAAAAATACGTTTAAGAATATGGACATTCTGCAAGAAGATGAAGATATTGCAGCCATTTTCCTCAAGGAAAATGAAGTACCTAAAAGGAATGACAAATTTGTTCAAAAGGATCTTGCCAGTTCCTTAAAAGAAATTGCGCAAAAAGGGCGTAATGAATTTTATAAAGGAACATTAGCAGAAAAAATTGTATCCAGTTTACAAAGCAAAGGTGGATTATTAACAAAAGAAGATTTTTCCAATCATTATGGTAACTGGACGGAGCCTATCTCTTCTACTTATAGGGAATACACCATGTATCAAGTTCCCCCAAATTCACAAGGATTTGTTGGATTAATGGCATTAAATATTCTTGAAAACTTTGAACTACCTTCTATCCCACTTCATTCGTATCAGTACTATCATTTACTTATTGAATCACTAAAGCTAAGCTTCCAAGATCGCAACAAATATTTAACTGATCCGGATTTTCATGAAATTCCATTGGATCGCTTATTAAGCAAATCTTATGCAAAGGAATTGGCAGATACTATTTGTTTGGATCATACCAATGCCATTACTACCCAAAGTGTTGGCAATGATACTGCATATGCGGCAGTCGTTGATGGACAAGGAAATGCCGTTTCCTTTATTCAAAGCATTTATTTTGAATTTGGGTCTGGAATTGTTGCAAAAGACACTGGGATTATTTTGCAAAATAGAGGATCTTTCTTTTCCCTTGACGAGAATCATGTCAATTGTTTAGAACCAAACAAGCGTACTTTTCATACTTTAATGCCTGCTATGTCCTTTAAAGATGGAAAACCAATTGTGTTATACGGGACACAAGGCGGAGAAGGACAACCACAAACGCAAACAGCCATCATTACAAGAATGCTCGATTATGGTGTAGATCCTCAAACAGCCATTAATGAACCAAGATTTGTCTGGGGCAGAACTTGGGGAAATACAACGGAAGAATTAAAAATAGAAGGTCGTGTCTCAAAGGAAGTAAGAGATAAACTAAAACAGTCCGGTCATCTAGTGAAATGTGTAAAAGACTTTGATGATATCATGGGCCATGCCAATGCCATTCGCATTGATAGCCAAGGTTTCTTATATGGTGGAGTCGATCCAAGAAGCGATGGTGCTGCAATTGGACGTTAG
- the fabZ gene encoding 3-hydroxyacyl-ACP dehydratase FabZ, translated as MLDINQIKEIIPHRYPFLLVDRILEVEEGKKAVGIKNVSANEEYFNGHFPEYPVMPGVLIVEALAQVGAVAMLIKEENKGRLAFFAGVDSCRFKKQVYPGDQLRLEVEMTRVRGNFGKGKCVATVDGEIACEAEIMFALGDKKEA; from the coding sequence ATGTTAGATATCAATCAAATTAAAGAAATTATTCCTCATCGTTATCCCTTTTTATTAGTAGATAGAATTTTAGAAGTGGAAGAAGGTAAAAAGGCAGTTGGGATTAAAAATGTTTCCGCAAATGAAGAGTATTTTAATGGACATTTCCCAGAGTATCCTGTAATGCCAGGTGTACTGATTGTAGAAGCATTAGCTCAGGTTGGAGCAGTTGCTATGTTGATTAAGGAAGAAAATAAAGGGAGACTTGCATTCTTCGCTGGGGTAGATAGCTGTCGCTTTAAAAAGCAAGTTTATCCAGGAGATCAACTTCGTCTAGAAGTAGAAATGACAAGAGTTCGTGGAAACTTTGGAAAGGGAAAATGCGTTGCTACAGTTGATGGCGAAATTGCTTGTGAAGCAGAAATCATGTTTGCCCTAGGAGATAAAAAAGAAGCATAA
- a CDS encoding DNA-directed RNA polymerase subunit beta, giving the protein MALNSSSQEMVKTREQVKEERKEQKNTEENASSKQRVRVRLFPIWLRIIVIILIMAVSLLAGAVIGYSVMGDGKASDTFKKDTWTHIVNLINEE; this is encoded by the coding sequence ATGGCATTAAATAGTAGTAGTCAGGAAATGGTTAAGACAAGAGAACAGGTAAAAGAAGAACGGAAAGAGCAGAAAAATACAGAAGAAAATGCCTCTTCTAAGCAAAGGGTTAGAGTTCGTCTGTTTCCTATTTGGCTACGAATTATAGTCATCATTTTAATAATGGCTGTCAGCCTTCTAGCTGGAGCAGTTATCGGGTATAGTGTAATGGGAGACGGAAAAGCAAGTGATACCTTTAAAAAAGATACATGGACGCATATTGTAAATTTAATAAATGAAGAGTAA
- a CDS encoding flagellar hook-basal body protein, with the protein MNRTMITATNTLTQLQKQMDLISNNMANSDTTGYKKQNATFTDMLVQQFNNQSDETQEVNRQTPNGIRQGVGAKIAQTQLVMAQGTIKASDRVLDTALTKEGQLYRVLVQDGGANEVRYTRDGAMYLSPVSDNENMLVTKEGHAILDENNNPILLNNNVKDYAFSSTGTLTVQLNNGGQEAVNLGISYANNPQSLEKTGDNLYRLSDAADENQAILDLDGARRNEIGMKQNALEQSNVDISKEMVNLIATQRSYQFQSRSISLADQMMGLVNGIR; encoded by the coding sequence ATGAATAGAACGATGATAACGGCTACTAATACATTAACACAGCTACAAAAGCAAATGGATCTCATCAGTAATAATATGGCCAATTCTGATACAACTGGGTATAAAAAGCAAAATGCAACCTTTACAGATATGCTTGTTCAGCAATTTAACAACCAATCGGATGAAACCCAAGAAGTCAACCGTCAGACTCCAAATGGAATCAGACAAGGTGTAGGTGCAAAAATTGCCCAAACACAATTAGTGATGGCACAGGGAACCATTAAAGCATCAGATCGCGTTTTAGATACGGCGTTAACAAAAGAAGGGCAATTATACAGAGTGTTAGTTCAGGACGGCGGGGCAAATGAAGTTCGCTACACAAGAGATGGAGCTATGTATTTATCTCCAGTTTCTGATAATGAGAATATGCTCGTTACAAAAGAAGGACATGCTATCCTTGATGAGAATAATAACCCAATTTTATTAAATAATAATGTTAAAGACTATGCTTTTTCATCAACTGGAACGCTTACAGTACAGTTGAATAATGGTGGACAGGAAGCGGTGAATCTTGGTATATCCTATGCGAATAACCCACAGAGCCTTGAAAAGACAGGGGATAATTTATACCGACTTTCTGACGCAGCAGACGAAAATCAAGCAATATTAGATTTAGACGGTGCTAGAAGAAATGAAATTGGGATGAAACAGAATGCATTGGAACAATCCAATGTGGATATAAGCAAAGAAATGGTCAATCTGATTGCTACACAGCGCTCCTATCAATTTCAGTCCAGATCCATCTCTTTAGCAGATCAGATGATGGGATTAGTGAATGGAATACGTTAA
- a CDS encoding flagellar hook-basal body protein produces MFKGFYTAASGMLAQQRKTEMLSNNMANSTTPGFKADQSSMRAFPELLQQSVRKNAGGAVEKAQIGYLATGVYMQEAIPKFTQGDLNQTDLNTDLALVNGNVPGNGTNLSGGLFFSIQNANGEVAYSRNGNFTLDGQGYLTTASGLRVLNENNEPIQLTSTDFSVNSDGVVTGSNGEAYRLGISYTDTPEQLVKQGDGLYQAQEGAALPSAYANNEVTFQIKQGFLENSNVDTAQTMTDMMTAYRAFEANQKMLQAYDKSMDQAANEIGKI; encoded by the coding sequence ATGTTTAAAGGATTCTATACAGCAGCTTCTGGTATGCTTGCACAGCAACGCAAAACTGAAATGCTTTCCAATAATATGGCTAATAGTACGACACCAGGTTTTAAAGCGGATCAATCATCAATGAGAGCTTTCCCTGAATTATTACAGCAAAGCGTTAGGAAAAATGCGGGTGGCGCTGTCGAAAAAGCACAAATAGGCTATTTAGCAACAGGTGTCTATATGCAGGAAGCAATACCAAAGTTTACACAGGGAGACCTTAATCAAACAGATTTAAATACTGATTTAGCGTTAGTAAATGGCAATGTTCCTGGGAATGGTACAAATCTGAGTGGCGGATTATTTTTTAGCATCCAAAACGCAAATGGAGAAGTAGCTTATTCAAGAAATGGTAATTTTACTTTAGATGGACAAGGCTATTTAACTACTGCTAGTGGGTTACGTGTTTTAAATGAAAATAATGAACCCATTCAGCTTACAAGCACTGATTTTTCGGTTAATTCTGATGGTGTGGTTACAGGTAGTAATGGTGAAGCATATCGTCTTGGAATAAGCTATACGGATACTCCAGAACAGCTTGTTAAACAGGGCGATGGTTTATATCAAGCCCAAGAAGGTGCAGCTCTTCCAAGTGCATACGCAAATAACGAAGTGACTTTCCAGATTAAACAAGGATTTCTAGAAAACTCCAATGTTGATACAGCCCAAACAATGACAGATATGATGACGGCGTATCGAGCATTTGAAGCAAATCAAAAAATGCTGCAGGCATATGATAAGAGTATGGATCAAGCAGCAAATGAAATTGGTAAAATATAA
- a CDS encoding rod shape-determining protein, whose amino-acid sequence MFARDIGIDLGTANVLIHVKGKGIVLNEPSVVALDRNTGRVLAVGEEARRMVGRTPGNIVAIRPLKDGVIADFDVTEAMLKHFINKLNVKGFLSKPRILICCPTNITSVEQKAIKEAAEKSGGKKIYLEEEPKVAAIGAGMDIFQPSGNMVVDIGGGTTDVAVLSMGDIVTSSSIKMAGDKFDNEILHYIKRRYKLLIGERTAENIKINIGTVFPGSRKEEMDIRGRDMVSGLPRTITVYSDEIEQALRESVAVIVQAAKSVLERTPPELSADIIDRGVILTGGGALLHGIDLLLADELKVPVLVAENPMDCVAIGTGIMLDNIDRLPKRKLS is encoded by the coding sequence ATGTTTGCTAGAGATATTGGTATAGATTTAGGAACAGCGAATGTTCTAATTCATGTAAAAGGTAAAGGTATTGTGCTAAATGAGCCGTCTGTTGTGGCATTAGACCGTAATACAGGTAGAGTATTAGCAGTCGGAGAAGAAGCTCGTCGCATGGTTGGGCGTACGCCAGGGAATATTGTGGCTATTAGACCATTAAAAGACGGTGTTATCGCTGATTTTGATGTAACAGAAGCGATGTTAAAGCACTTTATCAATAAATTAAATGTAAAAGGATTTCTTTCAAAGCCAAGAATTCTTATTTGCTGTCCAACAAATATTACAAGCGTGGAACAAAAAGCAATTAAAGAAGCAGCGGAAAAAAGCGGCGGGAAGAAAATCTATTTAGAAGAAGAACCAAAGGTTGCAGCAATCGGAGCTGGAATGGATATTTTCCAACCAAGCGGTAATATGGTTGTTGATATTGGTGGCGGTACAACAGATGTAGCAGTACTTTCTATGGGTGATATCGTTACTTCTTCCAGTATTAAAATGGCTGGAGATAAATTCGATAATGAAATTCTTCACTATATTAAAAGAAGATATAAGCTGCTAATCGGGGAACGTACGGCAGAAAATATAAAAATTAATATTGGAACTGTTTTCCCTGGATCGAGAAAAGAAGAAATGGACATCCGTGGACGCGATATGGTTTCTGGTCTCCCAAGAACAATTACTGTTTATTCAGATGAAATTGAGCAAGCGTTGAGAGAATCGGTGGCTGTTATTGTACAAGCTGCAAAAAGTGTCCTAGAAAGAACGCCTCCTGAGCTTTCAGCAGATATCATTGATCGTGGGGTTATCTTAACTGGTGGTGGAGCATTGCTTCATGGAATTGATTTACTATTAGCGGATGAGCTTAAAGTTCCTGTATTAGTAGCTGAAAATCCAATGGATTGTGTAGCAATAGGTACTGGTATCATGTTAGATAACATTGATCGTCTTCCAAAAAGAAAATTAAGCTAA
- the spoIIID gene encoding sporulation transcriptional regulator SpoIIID gives MHDYIKERTIKIGKYIVETRKTVRVIAKEFGVSKSTVHKDLTERLPEINPDLANEVKEILDYHKSIRHLRGGEATKMKYKKEELEGETVQ, from the coding sequence GTGCACGATTACATCAAAGAGAGAACTATCAAGATTGGAAAGTATATCGTGGAGACGAGAAAAACGGTTCGCGTAATAGCGAAAGAGTTTGGCGTATCCAAAAGTACAGTCCATAAAGATTTAACAGAAAGGCTTCCTGAAATAAACCCAGATTTAGCAAATGAAGTGAAAGAAATTCTAGATTATCATAAATCAATTCGACATCTACGCGGTGGGGAAGCAACTAAAATGAAATATAAAAAGGAAGAGCTAGAAGGGGAAACTGTACAGTAA
- a CDS encoding M23 family metallopeptidase, with the protein MREEENKRTSPKKSKVKSFFKKRWAFPAVYIASAAIILTGVLWYQNSASETDKYKYDADMPTKPIDEPAEPVAKEFENFAWPVVDEDSFITQKEFYDNTASKEKQAESLVFYNNQYQPNTGIDLKMEDDSEFEVVAALSGTVTKVAEDSLLGNTIEIDHENGIKTYYQSVKDFQVEVGDEVEKGQPLATAGKSKLNQDASVHVHFEVRKDNVAVNPIDYFGKPLSALQSDDTSGATSEADSEVEESSSIDEEMPTDNSLENGINSNKDEDAESSTDPNA; encoded by the coding sequence ATGAGAGAGGAAGAAAACAAACGTACTTCTCCAAAAAAGTCAAAAGTAAAAAGCTTTTTTAAAAAGCGTTGGGCATTTCCAGCCGTTTATATCGCAAGTGCAGCTATTATTCTAACAGGTGTCCTTTGGTATCAAAATAGCGCATCAGAAACAGATAAGTATAAATATGATGCTGATATGCCAACAAAGCCAATCGATGAGCCTGCAGAACCAGTAGCCAAGGAATTTGAGAATTTTGCATGGCCTGTAGTAGATGAAGATTCATTTATTACACAAAAAGAATTCTACGATAATACGGCAAGCAAAGAAAAACAAGCTGAATCATTAGTGTTCTATAATAATCAATATCAACCAAATACAGGTATTGATTTAAAAATGGAAGATGATAGTGAATTTGAAGTAGTAGCTGCCTTAAGTGGAACCGTTACTAAAGTGGCGGAAGATTCTCTATTAGGTAATACAATTGAAATTGATCATGAAAATGGGATTAAAACATATTATCAATCTGTCAAGGATTTCCAAGTGGAAGTTGGCGATGAAGTGGAGAAAGGTCAGCCATTAGCGACTGCTGGAAAAAGCAAGCTAAATCAAGATGCAAGTGTCCATGTTCACTTTGAAGTAAGAAAAGATAATGTTGCTGTAAATCCAATTGATTATTTTGGTAAGCCGTTAAGTGCTTTACAAAGCGATGATACTTCTGGTGCAACATCAGAAGCTGATTCAGAGGTAGAAGAATCAAGCTCCATTGATGAAGAAATGCCGACAGACAACTCATTGGAAAATGGGATAAATTCTAATAAGGATGAAGATGCAGAAAGTTCTACAGATCCAAACGCATAA
- the spoIID gene encoding stage II sporulation protein D, whose amino-acid sequence MIKIKPFIVLGVILFAITLLVPTILVLPSIQDKKDEPKSNTESAQVSEPAIEVAVYRENKQEVEKLDLEEYVVGVVASEMPAKFEMEALKAQALTARTYIVKRMMNQEKSDLPDGALVGDTINYQVYNNRDELKKIWENDGLNWQKNMKKIEEAVAATKGQILTYEGNPIDATFFSTSNGYTENSDDVWANSISYLQSVESPWDVNSPKFKGEVTYSVNEFEKTLGVSLGSGSEVLEDVKYTKGKRIASAIINGKEISGTDIREKLNLKSTDFTMERKGNTVYIATKGYGHGVGMSQYGANGMAANGKTYDEIVKYYYKGVEVTASDDMLTKYTAQK is encoded by the coding sequence ATGATTAAAATCAAACCTTTCATCGTACTAGGAGTTATTCTGTTTGCAATCACTTTACTCGTTCCCACAATCCTTGTTCTGCCCTCTATTCAGGATAAAAAAGATGAGCCAAAGAGTAATACGGAATCTGCACAAGTTTCAGAGCCTGCAATAGAAGTAGCCGTATACAGGGAAAATAAGCAAGAAGTAGAGAAACTAGACTTAGAAGAATATGTAGTTGGGGTTGTTGCATCCGAAATGCCAGCAAAGTTTGAAATGGAAGCATTGAAAGCACAAGCCTTAACAGCAAGAACATATATTGTAAAAAGAATGATGAACCAAGAAAAATCAGATTTACCAGATGGAGCATTAGTCGGCGACACAATTAATTATCAAGTATACAACAATCGAGATGAGTTAAAGAAAATCTGGGAAAATGACGGGCTTAATTGGCAAAAGAATATGAAGAAGATTGAAGAGGCAGTAGCAGCTACAAAGGGGCAAATTTTAACGTATGAGGGAAATCCGATAGATGCTACCTTCTTCTCTACAAGTAATGGATATACCGAAAATTCAGATGATGTATGGGCCAATTCTATTTCTTATTTACAGAGTGTGGAGAGCCCTTGGGATGTAAATTCACCGAAATTTAAAGGCGAAGTAACCTATTCGGTCAATGAGTTTGAAAAGACGTTAGGAGTATCTCTAGGATCTGGCAGTGAAGTATTAGAAGATGTGAAATATACAAAAGGAAAAAGAATTGCAAGTGCAATAATCAATGGCAAAGAAATATCAGGAACAGATATTAGGGAAAAATTAAATCTAAAATCAACGGACTTCACAATGGAACGAAAGGGCAATACTGTCTATATTGCAACAAAAGGATATGGGCATGGTGTTGGAATGAGCCAATATGGAGCAAATGGAATGGCAGCCAACGGAAAAACATATGATGAAATCGTTAAATATTATTATAAAGGAGTAGAAGTAACAGCATCGGATGATATGTTGACGAAATATACAGCCCAGAAATAA
- the murA gene encoding UDP-N-acetylglucosamine 1-carboxyvinyltransferase, protein MDKIIVRGGKRLNGTVKVEGAKNAVLPVIAATLLASGGRSIIKSVPTLSDVYTINEVLRYLNADVHFENGEVIVDASKDLSVEAPFEYVRKMRASVLVMGSLLARNGHARVALPGGCAIGSRPIDQHLKGFEAMGAKVQVGNGFIEASVDGRLQGAKIYLDFPSVGATENIMMAASLAKGTTVIENVAKEPEIVDLANFLNKMGAKVRGAGTGTIRIEGVEVLHGTEHTIIPDRIEAGTFLIAAAITGGNVLVQGAVPEHLSSLIAKMEEMGVVFKEEEDGIRVISAENLKAVDIKTMPHPGFPTDMQSQMMALLLRAKGTSMITETVFENRFMHVEEFRRMNGDVKIEGRSVVMNGPTNLQGAEVAATDLRAAAALILSGLVADGITRVTELKHLDRGYVNFHQKLAALGADIERITEESELTLTASYVADLNA, encoded by the coding sequence TTGGATAAAATCATCGTCCGCGGCGGAAAAAGGTTAAATGGAACGGTTAAAGTAGAAGGCGCAAAAAATGCCGTTTTGCCTGTGATCGCCGCTACATTATTAGCAAGTGGTGGAAGAAGTATAATTAAATCAGTTCCGACTCTTTCAGATGTATATACGATTAATGAAGTATTACGATATTTGAATGCAGACGTACATTTTGAAAATGGAGAAGTAATCGTTGATGCATCAAAGGATCTAAGTGTGGAAGCACCGTTTGAATATGTACGAAAAATGCGTGCATCTGTTTTAGTTATGGGATCCTTGTTAGCAAGAAATGGTCATGCAAGAGTAGCATTACCTGGGGGTTGCGCAATTGGTTCTAGACCAATTGATCAGCATCTAAAAGGTTTCGAAGCAATGGGAGCAAAGGTTCAGGTTGGTAATGGATTTATCGAAGCTTCAGTAGATGGCCGATTACAAGGAGCTAAAATCTATCTTGATTTTCCAAGTGTAGGTGCTACTGAAAATATTATGATGGCCGCTTCTTTAGCAAAAGGAACGACTGTTATCGAAAACGTAGCAAAAGAACCAGAAATTGTTGACTTAGCAAACTTCCTAAATAAAATGGGAGCAAAAGTAAGAGGTGCAGGAACAGGAACAATTCGTATTGAAGGTGTAGAAGTATTACATGGTACAGAACATACAATTATTCCTGACAGAATTGAAGCAGGTACTTTCTTAATTGCTGCTGCTATTACTGGTGGAAATGTACTCGTACAAGGAGCAGTTCCAGAGCATCTATCTTCTTTAATTGCAAAAATGGAAGAGATGGGTGTTGTCTTCAAGGAAGAAGAAGATGGTATCCGTGTAATTAGTGCCGAGAATTTAAAAGCTGTAGATATTAAAACAATGCCACATCCAGGATTCCCAACAGATATGCAATCTCAAATGATGGCATTACTTCTTCGTGCAAAAGGAACAAGTATGATTACAGAAACAGTTTTCGAAAATCGCTTTATGCATGTGGAAGAATTTAGACGCATGAATGGCGATGTGAAAATTGAAGGTCGTTCCGTTGTAATGAATGGACCAACAAATCTACAAGGTGCAGAAGTAGCTGCAACTGATTTACGTGCCGCTGCTGCCTTGATTTTATCTGGACTTGTAGCCGATGGTATTACACGTGTCACAGAGCTTAAGCATTTAGATCGTGGCTATGTGAATTTCCACCAAAAATTAGCTGCCTTAGGTGCTGATATCGAAAGAATTACCGAAGAAAGTGAATTAACTTTAACAGCAAGCTATGTTGCAGATTTAAATGCATAA
- a CDS encoding YwmB family TATA-box binding protein: MKINKTLIIITILIGLACLTFGNNITIARTKSDLITINEILQKQEDVTINEWSLHARERLENVTSIEDAKAYQSKLNKVFPNGDWVETKTHQSWQAKMIVPSSNQTEESIIITTSLTTDAVQSYIIYEVRGKKLEDKEMKRLDMEINENISNIFRGEPTIFSCIKGEFSDKMNETLPYKVNQLLNAFQAKKVEALEEDDFISTSAYTPLFEERIDNSEKEMNVQIGLRTQDMGGKTTFVVGTPIITIEY; the protein is encoded by the coding sequence ATGAAGATAAATAAAACGTTAATTATTATAACAATATTAATTGGTTTGGCTTGCCTTACATTTGGGAATAACATCACTATCGCGAGAACGAAGTCGGATTTAATAACAATAAATGAAATTTTACAAAAACAAGAAGACGTAACAATAAATGAATGGTCTCTGCATGCAAGAGAAAGACTGGAAAATGTTACAAGCATAGAAGATGCAAAAGCATATCAGTCAAAATTGAATAAAGTTTTCCCAAATGGTGACTGGGTTGAAACAAAAACACATCAAAGCTGGCAAGCGAAGATGATTGTTCCATCCAGTAATCAAACGGAAGAGAGTATTATCATAACCACTTCTTTAACAACTGATGCCGTTCAATCATATATTATCTATGAGGTGAGAGGGAAGAAGTTAGAGGACAAAGAAATGAAAAGGTTAGATATGGAAATTAACGAAAATATTTCTAACATATTTCGGGGGGAACCGACAATTTTCTCTTGTATTAAAGGCGAATTCAGTGATAAGATGAATGAGACTTTGCCTTATAAAGTTAACCAATTGCTAAATGCATTTCAGGCAAAAAAAGTAGAGGCGTTAGAAGAGGATGATTTTATATCTACCTCCGCTTATACGCCCTTATTTGAAGAACGAATTGATAATAGCGAAAAGGAAATGAACGTACAAATAGGATTGAGAACACAAGATATGGGAGGAAAAACTACGTTTGTAGTTGGCACACCCATCATAACGATTGAATATTAA
- a CDS encoding DUF1146 family protein, with amino-acid sequence MVEAFGQQALLSILIHIIFIALSWWALQSLNFEKFLRKNRVFQARVLYVLLAIIMGSIVSNFLLDYLSWSQQLPLILK; translated from the coding sequence ATGGTAGAAGCTTTTGGACAACAAGCATTACTTAGTATTTTGATACATATCATTTTTATTGCTCTTTCATGGTGGGCTTTGCAATCCCTAAATTTTGAAAAATTCCTTCGCAAGAATCGAGTATTCCAAGCGAGGGTGTTGTATGTATTATTAGCTATTATTATGGGGTCAATAGTCAGTAATTTTTTACTAGACTACTTAAGTTGGTCTCAACAATTACCATTAATATTGAAGTAA
- a CDS encoding F0F1 ATP synthase subunit epsilon, with translation MKTIKVNVVTPDGPVHESDVEMVIAKAESGELGILAGHIPMVSPLKIGAVHLKKGSDSEYIAVNGGILEVRPDQVTVLAQSAELAEKIDYDRALRAKERAEQRLHAQKSEHVDFRRAELALQRAMNRISIVEKKY, from the coding sequence ATGAAGACGATTAAAGTCAATGTAGTAACTCCTGATGGCCCGGTGCATGAATCAGATGTAGAAATGGTGATCGCAAAAGCAGAAAGTGGAGAGCTTGGAATTTTAGCAGGACATATTCCAATGGTTTCTCCACTTAAAATAGGAGCTGTCCACTTGAAAAAAGGTTCAGATTCTGAATATATAGCGGTGAATGGTGGTATTTTAGAAGTTCGCCCAGATCAGGTGACAGTGCTTGCTCAATCTGCTGAATTAGCGGAAAAAATTGATTATGATCGTGCCTTACGTGCTAAGGAGCGTGCAGAACAAAGATTACATGCTCAAAAGTCAGAGCATGTGGACTTTAGACGTGCAGAACTTGCGCTTCAACGTGCAATGAATCGTATATCCATTGTTGAGAAGAAATACTAA